The Onychostoma macrolepis isolate SWU-2019 chromosome 20, ASM1243209v1, whole genome shotgun sequence nucleotide sequence ATCTTCCTATAAATACCTGAAAGCAGcaaattcacaaaaatgaatgcaaaataGCTTGTTCaaactcaaaatatatttaaaatggtttGATTGAGGCCTGTTCAGAACATTTCATAAACTGAATAGCGCCCACATCAGaccaaataaacattaaaaatgggTTAAAAAACAAGCACATTAGCATGTCCTCAGCAGTTCTGATTCATTCCCTGAAACATTCATTCTCTTatggtttaatatttaaacGTTAAAGAAACTATTTGTTCAACACTAACACCTTGATTACACCTAAAACAGTTGTTGCCATACAACGTGTGCACTTCTGTTTTGAGAAAGGACCTGCCAGtgtattttaattcattaacaGACAACAACATCACAATGAACATGATAAACACATCAATtgctttctattttttttttatcatgcaaTTCAGCATAATGTGGTTTATGTCCTAAAAGAATCAAATAAGAATCCTCTACTCAAGTAAGATCCTGGTATACACCGTACAATGAAGAActgaaaagatataaaataataataataataacttaaaattGGGATTAATAGGActttcacttatttatttactagATAATTATTTTTCCGTTGAATGCTGACGACAGTGTTGCCAATTTGGGGATTTTGTCACCAAATGTAGCTACATTCTCATTGTTGCTGCgacttttattgattttttgcgACAAGGAGCtattttagctatatttaaatacaaatagcgatttttttggagatttttatattttttacttggCCACACCTTGCCGTGAGGCCCGTGACCTCCACATTTACTCTCAATCATGCCAATGAGTCTGTGCACAGTGTGCAGTGAACACACATCAGTACACCTGCCATTCAGATATGATGACACGCACCACCATTTCATTATAAGCGTCAAGATGGCGGagaacaaatatgaaaaattatgattACATCAGGGCACCAACTACTCAGTGCATGAACATCTTGTTTTAACCACAGACACAAATGTTATACCACAATTCATGCACAATCATGTCAACCAGATACTGAGAGACAGTGCATCATCGTGTCGTGTGCTGGGATGCAGTATTTTGCactttacagtataaaacacatgcaaatagaaaagcaccagcaaatcaagaacaTATCTTCatcaatttgctgaaaatgctcacaacacaaacaaataaagaaacactgcaaatgctcacaacataaccaaataaagaattgtaTTTGCGTTtcttgtgttgtgagcatttgcagcgcatgtgttgtcaaattgatgaagttgttttcttaatatgcaggtgttttttttttcctatttgcagcacgttgagctctctcggccaccgtataaTAGAGTGTgttgactgaaataagtttgtatgaataaaggttttgtttttggagAATCATAATATCTCTTATCTGTTGTATTTGAGCAGGACAGGGGTGCACTTTGGTGACATATGAAACAAATGCCCAGcattgtgtgtctttatatcatTTCCATCATGTGCTTGCAGATCACAGGAAGAATTTACTGATTCAAATGTGTCGTGCAGAGTTACAAGAAAGCATTTCCTAAATTTCACTTCAGaattttttatacttttgttatattttttatactgtcataaaattgtactgtcattgtaaagtatatatttactttcctttaccaattttacctgtatttactttttcatatttggcgactttttgtgaaaaatggaGACTTTTGTGGGTGGTTCTAGAgattttctgagggaggggttTGGCAACACTGGCTGACGAACGTtataaggtgtgcaattattttcagggaaacgcacggcgaaccaacctgatctcacagaattccgtgtaatgttcacggacttaattaacctccgaatctgtggtggtatcacggaatcgccgaaaattccgtgatgggctcacagaaggcaccagccgtggtccatgcacggattcactggttcaacaccagcgctgcatcggaccacgtaaaaagagtgactccgatgcagttatactttcaccggagtacctgaccccacccctaccttaaacctacccagttctgaacaataatgatgacgataaatttcccagtatcgcgtcggcatgttgatgctaagggtttccgtgcgtggagcacggctgatgcctgtcactgacttacattggtatcacttctgtgagcccatcacggaattttcggcgattccgtgatgccaccacagattcggaggttaattaagtccgtgaacattacacggaattctgtgagatcatgttgcggcgaacgtagttccaggcagctcttgaccgcattacatgaccatatcacttcgccaaatgatttctgttatttcaaaggtcttacaacagcaaaataaccaaaacctacaacgacactggccaaacaaataaatatagtaaacaaaaggataaaaacgacagatcatgtccatgtttttgccacaaaattacgctttattatgtatggaaagcacatactctatctctccctcacagaccgcacatacataacagttacagtttgcacacactaacatacatcgcgctaatgttgttagcgctactcagtaaacaacttaaaaactatgacttctcacaagcgaggtaacaacaacggttctggggtgcgtttccctaaagcatcgttagctaactatggtcgttagttccattgaactctattggtaacgacggaacttgcgaACTTGGACgttgtttttgggaaacgcacccctgttcgtgaacaaaaggaactaagtttcactgtaactagagacattgctgccgaacactattgagagacgcacagagaccattctctctctctctctctctctctcataacttacttattaaactgtattaactgcattagtctgttatcaacggctcaagcctccattactaggtttaaaatgacattttggaattagcaacggaggcgttggGTGAGACACGggagaaataatcctactcacaaaagcgatttaagtagaaataccgtacgaatgccttgaaatatatcatctgatcgatgtcttgaggtgtggcaaccgtagtataagcggaataattgacttcggtctgttgaattattagaaaaataatgcacacggCCCGGcttcaattattccttacatgaTCCTTTTAAGGTATTCTACATTATGACAGAAGTGTCTTAGCAGGGTAACTTTATAACTGAACACTCTAAGGTATTGGGGCATAttcttaaaacaacaacaacaacaacaacaaaaacactttcTTCAGCAAGCatactcacaaaaaaaaaaaaaaaagaaagaaagaaaaaaacctgtGCCAAGTCTACAAGCTTAAGCTGTGAAACCTATTGGTATATTTAAACTCCTGTGTGCAGTCCATTACCATCACCGGTGCCACAGTCCTTAagtccaagtggatgctgcacactggtggtggttgaggagagaccccccacatgattgtaaagcgctttgggtgtattgcaatacacattaaagcgctatataaatgcctcattcattcattcaagccATTAACATAATTTAGCAAAAGTCCATCCAGTGCCCAGCCTGAATTCGCCCATATGACATTAGATAGCTTTGGTGACCTCGCAATACATGCACAGCGTGTTGAGTAGCCTAAATGTCGTTTCTGCTGATGGCATACGCGAAAAAGCAATCGTTTCGAGGAGGATGTCCCGTGAACCCTCACCTTTGTGTCATaggtttattattgttattattattcaaatcagTCGGCAACAATTCAAACAGCCAGCGGGTGGTCTTGGTCTCTTCTGTAAGGATGCTCGAGTGGCGGTCTCAAACACTTCCCGAACCCCCTCTTTGGTTTTGGCAGAGCACTCCATGTAGTCCTGCGCTCCGATGCGAGCAGCCATGGCGCGTCCGTCCTCTGTTCTCACTGGTTCCTGTTTAATTCTCGACAGCTCACTTCTCACATTGTCATCGCTCCGCAAATCTTTCTTATTCGCCACCAAAATTATGGGCACATTAGGACAGAAGTGTTTCACTTCCGGCACCCACTTTTCTGGAATGTTTTCCAGAGAGTCCGGGCTGTCCACGGAGAAGCACATGAGGATGACATCGGTGTCCGGATAGGACAAGGGTCTCAGTCGGTCGTAATCCTCCTGCCCCGCCGTGTCCCATAAAGCCAGCTGAACTCGTTTGGAGTCAACTTCAATGTCCGCGACGTAGTTTTCAAAAACGGTGGGCACATAAACCTCTGGAAATTCATCTTTGCTGAAAACGATTAACAGACAAGTCTTCCCACATGCCCCGTCCCCAACTACCACCAGCTTTTTACGAATACTCGCCATCAAGTGTTACACGACCTGAAAGTAGCAGGGGGGAAAAATCACGTTCAACTGCATATGCAGCAGCATTAAACGTGATGTGTCAGTGCGGACTTTATAAGCGCTCTGTGAGTTCTTAATATAGCAGTCCAATCAGTGTGAGGGAGTGCCTCTGACCTCACTCTCTTTCCACATGAGTCAAATTCTGTCGGGACAGTTTTCACCGAAGGAATCTAGGATAAATAGCTTCTAGGCTACCTGTAAAAAGAGTTTTGATACTCGTTCTTTATTATGTTGGCTTCAGCTGAGAAAGACAATCTAGACAGTCTCTTATGCACATAAAAGGCCCTGGCTttgtttaaatttgaatttttgaCAGAATTTGTCTTGCTGGCTCATATGAACATTCCTAGGAGATTTTTGTGAGTTTTAATCGTAAATCTGCTCAGTTGGACACCAAAGGTGGGTTGCACCAATAACGTTTAATCTATCGATAGATTAATTAgctaaatttttaaaattttaaacataaaactttaaactttgtttaaaatacataaacttaccttttaaccattttatttttaatttaaatttaagacaGATTTAGCCTATACTTTAATCCTGTTGCTCTATTACAGTAATTTACACTCTGATTTAAATTTTAGGGATTAACTTTTAAACTACATGTGAGGTAATGCGGTGATGAGGTGAAGAGCTGGTAATTGCTACCATGCCTCTCCTTTATCAGGCCCGTTCCCTGTATTTAGTAATTAGGGCAGTGATCAAACATAGTGCTGAAAGATTTTCAGAAAAGACCGTTCTGACCTGAAAGTGATCAGGCAGACCAAACTGTAAGTTTGCGTAGAGACTTGAAACTTTGAAGGATGGTAGTTCCCACCCCATCTACAACATCTCCAAGGCTTGCCCGATTGGCCTGACAGGgccaataaaaaacatttttgttttaaaaaaacaaaattactcaTAACTCCTAAACCGCTGATCAATGCACAATTCcatgttgcatttttattgGTCAGTAACATGGGACgtagcagcaaacacacagatCATGCTGAATTTCTACAAAATAAGACCACCATTTAGGAGCCACGGTCACAGAAATCACTACAATTGTTTCATGATGCCAAACTTTcctctgggacagttgaaaattgtgcagtgtgtaagggttgggttacgtgctcataaatgtgtaaacagtgtaacataaataaaactgttgttaCTGTTTATATTGAAAAATCACatcccaacatatatgcaacaACAGCaatattaatatgtaatttaataataactaaGTGCTTTGCTCAAGGGtttcacctcagtcgtggtattgagggtggaaaGAGCCCTGGTTATTCACGCCCCCCCACCGACAATTCCCGttgacctgagactcaaaccttcaggttacaagtccgactctctatccattaggccacgactgcctcCTGATGACAATAAAATTCCCAGTGCTATTCGCTATTGATGCcaggtttcttatttaaagcaatggaggaccctgcacaTAGAAAAATTACGCTAAAGGGGTACCCTGTGTATCAAGAAGTGATGCCAAAGGGTCCTGACCAAgtgtcaatatgtgacgagATGAGTTAACCCACCAGATGAGTTAAGTataaacagggataaaaagtaccccatgcccacagttaaatatactgctggatctttaagTTCAAGTTCAGCATCTTTAATGCTGTAGGCCTGcttttctgctggaggtcctggacatcttgttcagatgcatgaCATTAcagattctatcaaataccaacagataataaaatctaaacctgactgcttctgttagaaatcttataatgggccgtggtTGGAAATTCCATATTATAAATACTGCCATGTTGCTCCATTAATTGATGATTCACTCCTCTAAAAACAGTAGCCtaagtgtcatttatttatttatttaggctatttattatttattttttattaaagtgaCTGACAGCGCACAATCGACAATCTAATGGACTTTTATCAATCTATAACTTTCAGCCATTGTTTACAAACTTTATTCATCTAGTTTACTTTTTTAGAATAACaacaaagtaataaaataaaaaaacaaaaagtaaataatcatgtaaaataatagcatataatgtaaaataatgtatagCCTTTGCCTTACCGCTTAGCATACTGTAGGCTTTTCTTAACTAGTTATGTGAATCCTGGGATGAAGATGAAAAAATTTTGTCTACGAAACTAATTTGAAACTGAGCCTTATTATCAAAAGATTTTCATAATCATGAGAAATAAATTCAGTCAAGGTCAAGTGTGTCTAAACTGGTTTCCGAACTTTTGGATGCCTTTTTGCATTATGTTTGGGCCCTACCTATGCTAATGACATCAACAAGAACAtcaatattaagtagcacaaaatgcacaaaaattatTTGAGGTTAAAATTCTTTGACAACTTTTTGTCATTAGTGTCTATAGATTATACATGCAAAACTTCATGAGAATCAGTCAAGTggtcaaaataaatttttgccaACTCAAAATGGCCAACAGACTACAACATGTTACATTACTAATCACATTGTTGTCTGCTAGAGGGAACCACAGGAtaagaaatgtgattttttttctatcaGTTTCCATCACTCTGAATAACAAAGAATTGTTTTTACAGAGGTAAATGTTTacagagattaaaaaaaaaaaaaaaaacaccctatGCTCCATATCCTTAGGTATATTTTTGTCTTCCCTTACTTTACATTAAAATTTTTCCAATTGACATAGTTTAAGCAGATTTTTTTCAGCAATTTCTCAGGGATCAACAGTTAATATTAATGTGAATGACACATGAATGTTCATAAATTGAAATCAGTGTAAATGGTTCAGAATAATGACTTGTAGtaaacaagaaaacaattgtTATAGTTTCATATGGATGAATAAACTTTATTAGATTGCAAAGAAATGTGATCTCTAAAGCACTTAAAGGTCATTAAATGCTACCTTCCTTTTAATATGTCCTAATGATATTACAAACATTTGTCAAATTGCATGACAGGACTTTATGTATTACtgtccatttaaaattagaagttGCCTCTTTTTTATTGTAGTAGCCTGCATATTGCTGCATTCATGTGTGCTCATTTCAACCAGTAAACATGCCAACCTTCACAAATTTCTGATGTCCTGGGTGCTAACATCAGTTAATTATGTATCAGCCATTTATATCAATTTAAATGGGAGAGGGAGGCCATAACACTAATGTTGTCCACCAGAGGGAGGCACAAGACAACAAATTATTTTAGATCGCATAGTTTAAAGTCTGTGTAAATGgtttaatatattaactatgcataacattggttatatattcataaagttaaataaaggataaaacaatataagtctAATCTGTGATCTCCAAAATAGCCTTCATATTCATGtactaaattcagaaaaaattTGTCAAGTTGACAGAcaagttaaaatgaaaatacaatattatttgTCCGTTGAAGAcacttaaatttacatttacatttagtcatttagcagacgcttttacaaataatgactacagaagcaatcaaaaccaacaaaagagcaataatatgcaataatATATCCGTAACTGTATCCTCTACAAGGCGTTCGTGCTTGGATCCCGATGATCGTCGCTTGCtgttatattttagatttatttctaaatgaaaTTTAATGTCTGCTATTTTTTACACTTTAAAGTTACGTGAACACTCTTATAGcccatttatataaaataaatcacttttagAAACTAAACAAACCTGTGTCAGggtattaaacatttttaaattgaaaacatCGAAAACAGTGGCTTGCGTAAAGTCTGGTGAATACAAATATGAACATCTGAAATGTTAGTGTGCAGGTCTGATGCGTTGTGTGTTACAGTGTATACACAGGGGAGGAGGGCACCAATCCTCCCAAACTCCTACACAAGCGCCTCCAACACCTAatcattaaaacacacacacatacacacacacacacatacacacatacacacaccctATCTCCACGGATACTAAACTTATACACAACACCGCGTCCATCATAGCCTTGAAACATCGGGCTTGAACATCACCACACACCACGCGTGAGTATCTTTAACCAGATGTAATGGATATATCGGAGCGCGAACGTCAATTGTTGCCCCTTTTGTTTAGGGGCTTTGAGCAGGGGGCCATGTTGTGAGTTTATCAGCCAAAAGACATGGGGCTTTATTAATGAATTCTTATGAAATATCCTCGTTGTTGGGTTCATAACAGTGAGGTCAACGTGTAGAGATgtataattatttgtaaatgGTTTTAAGGGttgtaaaacaaacttttagaGGTGAGAGGCCTGTGTGTTGTTTTATCAACAAAGCGTCTCGCGCACTAACGTTAGCAGAAACACTAAGACATTGAAGTCGGGCTTGCAAGGATTTTTAGTACACATTTGGATTTACGATTCAGTTGCAATGTCGCATATCAGTTCAATGACGCTGTtgaattttaaatagaaataaatccggttttgttttaaaacaagccCTATCTTGCGCTGACTGTTAGCGAGGTGCTAGCTGGCGGAGTCAAGGGCCCCGCGGTGCTAACAAACAACAGACAGGCCGATCAAATAACAACACTACTGAGACCAAACATTTAAGGATTTAGTTGTGAGCTCGAAGCTTTAAAGGCAATGCGGCATAATTTTACATCTAATATAAAGCCTACATTCACCGCCGTCCATCATTTGTGTGTTAGCCGTTAGCATTCTGCTATCCCTGTACACCCAAAACATTCACATAGAAACGCGTGATTTCAGGTCTTTATTAAAACGCATTTTCTAAATCTAGAATCGTATGCTTTTAAAATGTCCTGCTTTTAAAAAGTGAGTAAGCAAGGTTTAGTTATTGGGCACATTTCTGGAGATAATAGGAAATTATTCTGCGGCTTTGTTCTCTTGACGATTTATgtcatctgctaaatgattaaatgtaaatgtaaatgttatgtagttttatgtttatttgattGCATAGCTTACTTATTATGTGTGAGACACACATActtggtgtatatatatatatatatatatgtgtgtaagtgtgtatatatatatatatatatatatatatatatatatatatatatatatatatagttattattGAAATGTAGTCCTTATCTTGGCGGCTGTTGACTGGTtactttgtttacatttaacTGTTGGCTTCTATGTAAAACAACTTGCATAACCCAATGATTTTCTTCAACATTGGTTTTATTTCACAGTGATTCTGTATTCCAAATAGTTCAAGATGAACAATTTAGTCAATTATTGTGGAATAAAATGAAGATTAATCATTAATTCCATGGAGGcaaataaacgttttttttttttttaaacttccctGGTCCTTAAAACAGCACATTTTTCTGTAGGTTTTTCCGTGGAATGAGCATTCCATGCAGCATCTTAGGTATGAATGACGTGGCCTGGCAGGAGACGAGAGGCGGGATGCTGCACACAAATGGTGCGCCAGAGACTGGAGGGGTCAGAGTCCTTGCAGGGGGTTCTCTAGCCACAGTAGGAGGTGCTGGGCAGGGACCTGGAGGAGCTCACCCTCTGCCAGGTATGGACCGGGTGGCAAATCCCAACCCCGGGACCCCTCAGCCTCCACTGAGCGGTCGTTCCCAAGATGATGCCACTGTGGGCTATTTTTTTCAAAGGCAgcctggggagcagttgggtGGCTGCACTGCAAGCAAACACCGCTGGCCTACTGGTGATGGAAACCATGTTGACCAGGTAAGAAAGACCTCAGTCGATTGTGAATGTGAATATGGGCACAAAGACAGAAGACCGTTTAATTAAATGTCACACCGACATGAAACAACAAGCTTATTTGAAACAACATACTTATTTTGACttgtacttattaaaatacagGAACAAACGTGATAATAcgtatttttaatacattttaaatgactaaaaacttCTTGCTGACAAATGGTAAATTTGGTAAGATTTATAATTACAATTGATTAGTTTTTTGGGGCTGCACTGTGATCCTTAAATAGTTTTTGTAGACATCTAATGATTTGTGCTCTATATGCCTGATAAGATTTTTTTGGTATATGAACTATTGTTGCACTGAATGTGACATTTTAGTGggttctaaataaataaattcttattattcaatgaaaggttagatttttgtgaatttaaaaaaaataaaagatcaaaaggtttaacaatgcagattaattttcaacagccttctttgatcatatttaccaagtgtgccgatatttttggccatgactgtatatatgaaGCGGTATTGTTTTGATGCTTTAAAACCACTttagtatatatgtatatatagtatatacacacacacacacacacacacacacacaaacacttgtaaatatgtgaccctggaccacaaaaccagtcttaagtcgctggggtatatttgtagcaatagccaaaaatacattgtatgggtcaaaattatcgatttttctattatgccaaaaatcattaggatattaagtaaagatcatgtttgatgaagatattttgtaaatttcttaccataaatataccACAACTTCAGtgttgattagtaatatgcattgctaagaacttcatttggacaactttaaaggtgatttcctcaatattttgatttttttgcaccctcaggttccagattttaaaatagttgtatcttgacCAGATATTGACCTATCCTAACaatccatacatcaatggaaagcttatttattcagctttcatatgatgtataaatctcaattttgaaaaatttacacttaagactggttttgtggtccagggtcacacatttgTGCTATCAAATGATcagttgcgattaatcgcatcgaAATACCAAAtacatatactgtgtatatttattatgtgtatatataaatacacacacatacagtatgtattttgaaaatatttacatgtatatttttatttttatattcatataatttatattatatataaatgtatttaatataaaaacttaacatatttttcttaaatttatatatgcataataaatatacacagtacgcacacattatgtaaacaaaaactattttggatgtgattaatcgtttgacagcactaaaatatatgtataaaatataagtCAAATGTCTCTTTGTGTAGGTGCGCACTGTGGATGAGATGAATTATGACTTTCAAGCCTTGGCTCTGGAGTCTCGTGGAATGGGTGAGGTATGTTGTTAGAGTCCTTAAAAAGCCTAGTAATCCTCTTGCGTCCTTGTTGACCAGTATCACAAGTGTTGAGTTCCCTGTAATACTTTAACATATGTTAACTAGTTTTTTCCTGTTTGTATGATATACTTTGCAAAAAGTGAAAGCCATGTTGACCTTTTTTGCAGCTACTTCCTGCTAAAAAATTGTGGGAATCAGATGAATTGGCAAAAGATGGACGCAAAGGGATGTTGTTGGGTGAAGAATGGAGAGAAAATGCCTGGGGTGCTTCCCGTAAGTTCTTCTAAAATGCCACCATGTTTTGATCATGAAATATAACTGAAGAAGCATTCATGCTGAGATAAAATTGGACAAGTTTGACAAATTATGCTTCAGAGAAGGCTCACTTTAGTTTATGCTAAAGGTGTACCAAATATTTGTTGCGGTGATGTCTTTTGCCTATAATTTAGTTTCCCTATATAGTTGGCACTTTATACAGCagagattgtttcaaagcagattCAAAGTATTAAACAGGAACATGACATGAatcaatgaaatgaaatgaggcACATACAAAATTCTGCTACAAAGCAGCTGTGGCAAGTAGGGTCGTCAAAAGTACTGGTACTTTGTTACCAAGTCGATAtctgaattttaaaaatgattccaGCCTTTCCACTGTACCAGTTGTAACTAGTGTAGGTTCAATCCAGTATCAACTGATTCAAACATTCCATTCCAGTATTTGTGTGAGCACTCCATGAGTGTCAGaggttttttatttaaaacttttttttttgcagtgttcaATAGttccatttttaacaataactgataaactttaaaatacagACCACTTGTGAGCTCTGAGGTTGTTAATTAATTGTATGTGCTTTTCTTTAACCCATCTATTTgcattaattaaacaaattttttatataatttgtgGTGGAAAAactacggtaacactttattttaaggtctcttaactagttgctaattaacatgcatattaatagaatattagccatttattagtagtaattaagcacatattaatgccttattctacatgaccttattctacatccctaatcctacccaatacctaaacttaagaactatcttactaactattaataagcagcaaattaggaatttattgagggaaaagtcgtagttaataagtgttccctattctaaagtgttaccaaaactacattacccatgattagGGCTAAAATGACTATTCAGCTAtcaattacaatacaaaaaTTGTCGTCATATTTTTTCGAATAGTTGTTTGATCTCTTTTGACCTAATGTAAGGGTCTGCAGTAATGAGATTTTACCACTGTGACACTGTAGCGCAAGAGTGTAATTCAGCCGTCCCTCATGCAATTAATATAGCACTatacaaaagatttaaacaaAAGCAAGCAGATTTAAGCCGGGCTCACATTACAGGAGTTTTAAAATCCTAACCGATTATGAGATCTGGCTGCAGCACACATATAAGGAGAATCTTCACAGATTCTCTTCCCTCAAATCTTAAAGTGTCATGAaaccctaaaacacattttttgagaTGTTAACGTATGTGAATAGGTTGCACATCAGTGAAAACAACTTTAGCGCTCATTATGTCTATTATTAAGGTGAAAGTGGTtattttttgaaacattttcgTTCTTCCGTATCAAAAAGCAAAGTTGAGCCTGCGTCACAAACTGACGTATATGTGTTAATTTGCAGTGGTGATTAGTGGCTGGAGAGTACGTGTCTACGTCATCAGTTTCCCGAGCTTTTGGCAGCATTGAATATTAACCAGCATGCGCACATATCACGTCgtcttcaaataaaaaatgcaataagtGCTTGTGCTGAAACATTGTGCATCTGATCATGAACGCAATGACACGACAgattattgtgatatttgtCTGTATAATGAGTGCGTTGTAGGTCTGTGTTTTATTGGTTGTTTTCTCCCTTCTTCCCACCCTCTACTTTTCCACAGTTTTACACGCCCATTTCTAGAGTCTTTTTCAGATCTAAGGTGTGAAAGACCAGTGCTGAAACAGGGGGGTTTCA carries:
- the LOC131527261 gene encoding rho-related GTP-binding protein RhoB produces the protein MASIRKKLVVVGDGACGKTCLLIVFSKDEFPEVYVPTVFENYVADIEVDSKRVQLALWDTAGQEDYDRLRPLSYPDTDVILMCFSVDSPDSLENIPEKWVPEVKHFCPNVPIILVANKKDLRSDDNVRSELSRIKQEPVRTEDGRAMAARIGAQDYMECSAKTKEGVREVFETATRASLQKRPRPPAGCLNCCRLI